TCATACTTTACTTGTATTCACTACAGAACCCTGCACTATCAGACAACACAATAAAGAGAGAGCGCTCACAGTAAAATGTCTGTTAATAAGGATGTTTTGACACTGGACAACTCATCAccataaatgaaaattttacagCGACATGTGAGAAGATTTCTTTTTGCCTCAGAATGTGAAGCAGTTTTCTTTACTCATTTTCTTACAAACAAAGCACACTTTTAAAtctacaatgaaaaaaatatagcATGCagtaaaatgatatatatttatctgtTGTTCTGATTTGTAAACTATGTGTAGTGCAGTCATTGTTGGGATACCTAAGTGGTTGCTATTTATTGTTTTGATtaacatgaaaaatgaaaagagagaacACTTTTAGACGTGAAAGGAGCATTGCAGATGACAGACTTCAGTAATTGCTCCAGCAGACTGCAAAGGGCTAGTTTTACAGCAAGAAACTGGATAACCTGGTTAAATGTTTCATTCATATGACCTATCTGATTAGGGGTGGGCTGGTTGGGATCTGCTGGGCCCGAGGTTAATTTCTCCCTCATAGCCTCAGACTATGACAGAACAACCTCTTCATGCCGTGTGCTCCACTGTGGAATTTGTGATCCTGCCCCTCAGGTCAAAGCTATCTTAAAATGGCAAGAATAGCAGCAATACTGAGTGAGGCATTCAAAAGGAGGAGAGCTGGCTGGCCCAGGCTGCTGGTGTGAGAGAGAGATGAAGATGTTCTTGTCAAAAGCCCGGCCAGgatcttttcaaatttattatcaTAAATGCCCTCATGCAGCCATCCTGCTTTCATCCAGTGGAGTGGGTGGGAAGCagagaatcaagaagaaatgagaACACTAAGGACCTGGAGAGTGAGGAGGGCTTCAGTACAGGATATACTTTCTCTGGATCTCAGATCTCAAAATGATGTAGGGCCCGTAATCCCTGAGTCCATTTGGGTTCAATAAACTGACCTGAGGGATCCATGTAAGTGTCttccaattattttaaatactctGAAAAAAATACTCTCTAGACTCACACAACATTTCTAACACCAAATGTGGGGCATGGGGGGTTCCCCACACCAACCAAGTCTCCCAacatgggggtggggtgaggcgGGGTAGGGGAGGGAGTGGGGTCCTACAATTTAATTCAATCCTGACACTATCTACCAGACGGGTAGCCTCAGATCCCACAAGTGAAAAGGCTCAGTCCCACAGACTGCCCCTACTTCAGGTGCCAGATGAAAGTGCGGGCCTTCCTTACTTCTGACCAATCCTCTATAAACTGAGGGTTTCTAAGACCCCCTCTCCCcccaggtttgataatttgctagaatagttcagaactcagggaaacattttGCTTACATTTATTAGTTTATTATACAGGATATAGCTcaggaacagccagatggaagagctACACAGGGCAAGATCTGGAGTTCAAGGTAAGGAGTGTGGAGTTTCCATGCCTTCTCCAGGTGCCCACCTTCCCATCACCTGCATGTGTTCACCCACCTGGAAAGTCATCAAATCTTGTtgtttgagagtttttaacagcttgaattccattcctcatcccctCCCGAGGGGTAGGTGAATTGGGATGAAAGTCCCAAGTTTCTATAATCCTTCTGGTGACTGGCCCCATCCTGACACTATCTGGGTCCCACTCTAaatcacctcattagcataaactcaggcaTGTTCAAAAGGGGCTCCTTGCGAAGAACCAAAGACACTCCTGTcattcaggaaattccaagggctTTACGAGCTCTGAGACAAGAACTGAGACAAAGAccaaacatatttctttttacactacAAACACTTTTTTTGATGATGGAACATTTATGCTTTCAGGGAATACATCTGAATTTTGGAAATAGCCAAGCCCATTCAATTCTAATCAAGCTGGACCAATGATGACTTTCATTTGGATAGCGTGTTTCATTTCACAAGGTGTTATCACAATGCCTTGTATTATTTAATCTTCAGGACAACTCCTGGAGCAggtacagtcatgcaccacacaatgacatttcagtcaatgataaaccacatatatgacagtggtcccataagattataatggagctgaaaaattcttatcacctagtatttactatactatactttttatcattattttaaaatatactccttctacttatttttttttttagaactgtaaaataacctcaggcaggtccttcaggaggtatcgaTAAGAAGGCATTGCTATCACAGGAGACAACAGTTCCATGCATGTTCctgtccctgaagaccttccagtgagtCAAGATGTGGAGGcggaagacagtgatattaatGATCCTGACTCTGGTAGgctaatgtgtgtatttgtgtcttagtttttaacaaaaaagtttaaaaggtaaatgaaataaaaaaatattaaaaatagaaaaaagcttacagaatgtattagtctgttctcatgctgctaataaagacatacctgcgactgggtaatgtataaaagaaagaggtttaattgactcacagttccatatggctgaggaggcctcacaatcatggcggaagatgaatgaggagcaaagtcttGTCTTACATGGGGATGGCAAGAGCGCTTaggcaggggaactcccatttataaaaccatcagaccccatgagactttttcactaccatgagaacagtatgggggaaactgccccgatgattcaattatctctgccttgccctgcccttgacacgtagggattattacaattcaaggtgagatttgggtgggaacgaAAAGCTTAACCATATCAcagaataaagatataaagaaaagattttgtacaactgtacaatgtgtttgtgttttaagctgtgtgattacaagagtcaaaaagttaataaaaataaaaatttataaagtaaaaaactagtaagctaaggttaatttattattgaagaaaggaatttttaaaattaaatttagtgtagcctaagtgtacagtgtttatagtTTACTGTAGTGTACAgtcatgtcctaggccttcacagtcgctcaccactcactcactgactcacccagagcaacttccactCCTGAAGGCTCCATTCATGATAAATGCCCTATACAgatgtaccattttttattgattatacatatttttactgtaccttttctatactgggtatgtttagatacacaaacacttATCATTGtgctacaattgcctacagtattcacaACAGCTACAGGTTTGTAGCTCCGAAGCAATAGGGGCTAGCCTAGGTGTttggtaggctataccatctaggctGTGTAAGTAAACTCTATAatgttcacacaacaatgaaGTCACCTAACAATGTGTTTCTCAGAACACATCCCCGCCATTAAGCAATGCACGAGTGTACTTTTATTCTCAAATTGCAGAGGAGGAAAGTGAGGTTAGGAGCAGTTAAGGGATATGCAGAGTACAAAACGAGTAGGTGGCAGAGGTTAAACTTGAGTCCAGATCTTCTGAATCAACATCCAATGCTCTTTACCCTTTATCAGAggttgtattttataattttaattagaaaaatatgaaGCACCACtattagggcagtgaaactaatATTCATCCGTACTGCATAATCTTGTGCCAAAAGCAATTCCTAAAGAGaatttccaaaacattttaaGCAATGGCATCCTTATTAGCATGAGTGTGTagtcttctaaaaaataaattaatggtgTTCCTATATTTCCAGATATGTGGTTGGACTTTAAAGTCTCATTATTTCAATGTCACAACTGGTAAGACTTTAAAATGCTTACTGTATTAGCTTctataaaaaaatcattatgCAGGAAAAAATATTGAAGGCATAAGTGATTTAACAGCTGCAAAAGGGAAAATTGCAAAGAATACCTAATGAATGTTAACATAACATAAAACCAGACTTGTGGGCTACTGTATTTTTatctaggaaaagaaaaaatgttagcaTAATACTGATACCTACATGTCTACAGAAGAACTTCATCATACTTGGAGGTTATATGCTAGAATTTCCTCtcacaaataaagaaatatgagAGAGATGTTGTCTAATTCACTTTTCCCCACATTTTTTGGCTTTGGGTCATTCGTTCTGTTATACGTTTCTTGTAGGTGCAGTGACTACATGTATGAAATAATCCTGCAAGAGTGTTATATCAAGATAAAAGGGTCATATATGTGCCATAATTGGTCATCGAATGGCTTGACACTGATGTGTCAGAACAGTTCAAAACCAATTGTTAAATATTAGGAAATTTTGTGAGCCAATCgtggagcatttacccaatggaAATCAGTAAACACGACACACCAGGGGTTCCCCTCACTCCCACCCAAGCCAGTTTACCAGCACCCTGCTgacttgaggtgggaggaacagtgGAGGGAGGTTGCTATTTACCACCTTACAAATGTTGGAAACCACAAACTGAGATTTCTCTGTGCCGGCAGAGAAGACCAAAGATTATGCCAACGTCTCTGGTTACTTTGGAtttgatttataaatataattttactaaAGCTGGGACAATAAGGCTGCATTTAAGGACATTTCTATCTTGCCAAACAAACATTAGGAGCTACAAAAGAAATCCAAAGTGTTCGCAGTGGATCGTTTAACTTACCTTCTGCTTAAAATAATGTATGGTGGCCACTATATTTATATagctggaaagaaaaaggaaagttaagACTATAGATATATACTTTCTCTTTAAGAAAGAGAAATCATTTTTAGACATATATTTTTGGAAAAGCAGGCACTAAACTGATGATCTCTTAGGAGAGTGGAGATGGGATTAATGGGAATGTTTATTCTCTAATGTCCAaattttctttgttgcttttttaaaaaaagtggtgtttaatttttttttcttatctttctttctttctttctttctttttttgagacacggtcttggcAAGATCACAGTTCGCCACAGCCTCCatctgccaggctcaagtgatcctcccacttcagcctcccaagtagctgggactacaggctcatgccacgatgtccaactatttttttttacttttggtagagataaggtctcaccatgttgcccaggttggtttcaaactcctgatctcaagcgatcctccagcctcagtctccctaagtgctgagattacaggcatgagccacactgcACCAGCCAGCATTTAAGATTCTTATAACTAAATAgtacttttaaaagaaagaaaaggaccaAATAATATCAGATAAATGTGGTCATACTGATCACTTGGTAATGGCCTGTTCAAGGCTGAAAACTTCTCCAATCGATCATTTCCATTCTTATTCTTCTAGTCTCAAcctattttcatttcttaattgACTTGATTTTTCTTCAAAGATTAAATGCATTTGTTTCTTGTTGAACTCAGAATTTTCAGTTATTGTGCTTGtttcaaaatgctttaaaattagtTCCTGCATTGCATTGAGAGACATATCAACTGAACTCTAAGGACTGGTGAGGTCTCGCAAACCCACCACTGCTTTCATTTGTTTGCAAACCCCATGGCACTCCTATTTCCAAGTGCTGGCAGTAGACAGAGCTGGCAAAATTTTGTTCTGACAGACTACGTTATTCTTGTCAAGAAGTTTGTCAGTGGAAAATATGTCAGTAGAGGAGCTTCTGGAGAACTCCAGCATCAGGGGCACTGGGTTGTTATTTCTGGCTTGGCTGTAGAATGAACCCtgggactttgggcaagtcacttaatcttttAAAGCCTCACCTGCTGTGACTCAAAGATACACATTTTCCCTGCATTTTATTAttcctgaaatggaatgtgtctAAATAAACTTGCCAGCTTCCAGGCCCAGTATGGACACCCCAGTATGAGACACAAGTAACATTTGTGAATGTAGGTGAACTTGGAGGGCTACATAGAAGGTATCTGTTTATTTGATATCACATGGGATGAGTGATTTGCACTGATAGCATCACAcatgtttatttgtatttcatgttaaataaatcaaaatttacatttattctaATCAAAGCAAATCTTTGTCTCTAGAGGACTgtataaatattttcctattaaCAAGCAACAGCCTCTAATAACTGTTATTAAATTGATAGTCCTCAACTGATGACATATTATAAtcaaggaaaagggaaaataataccAGCAGGCTAATGTTGAAGATTCAATAAGATTAAGCTCATAAAatgcttagcatagtgcctggtgcATAGGACACACTCAAGAAATAttgtcatcattgtcatcatcatcatcaccaccatacTTTATAACATATTACTCAACATTTGCTTTCCATAGCCATATTTCATTCACAACCCCTGTGTAAGGAAGGCAGTAAAGTCTGATGCACCCAGCGacattgggcaagtcacttagtcTGAATAGGTGGTTCTCAACTTTTGCTGAATTTCAGAATTACCTTGTgagcttttgaaaaatatcagtACCTGAGTCCCAGGCCAATTAAATTAGAATCTTTAGGGGTTGGGTCCAGGTATTTGAAATGTTATTAAAGCTTTCTGGTGATTTTAATGTGAATTATTTTATgttagtggttctcaaccttagCTGCACATGAGAGATCACACAGCTCAGATGAAGCCCATCAGCATTTCAGGGGTCAGATTTAGGCATtgggatttcctttcttttctttctttttttttttgaagcaaaaaaggaaaaaatgttgccAAGCTTTATTTAGGCTGTAATGGTTACAGATAACACACATCTAACCCTATATTCCGTGCTTCCCATGCAGTCCCCTGAGCAGGCTCATCTACCCTTTCCCTCCAGTCTCACTTCTTGTCTTCCTCCTTCTTGTCCTTCTTGCCATCCTTGGTGGCCTGGGAGGCCGGGGAGCCCATAGCATTTCGAATGGATTCATTGTTGGGATCCACACCTGGGAGGTTCTCTAGGACACTCTGAAGGAACTCAGGGTCCTGCATCACGTCGTAATCATCCTCCTCCTTGGCTGGCTCAGATGTGTCCATGGCTGAGCTGGCATCAATGTCTGCTGATTCTGCCTGGCCAAACTCTGCTCCCTGTGGGGACCTCTGCATGGCATAAGCAATCTTCTCTTCCTCAGTCATACTGCTTAGGTCAGGAAGCCCAGTGCGGCCAAACTCTTGCTGGCTGATGGTCATCCTCAGCAGGGCATCGTCTGAGTCTTCAGTCCCAGTCGTAGCAATCCCGGCCTCAGCAGCAGAAGCTGCAGCTGCCTGCCTGGGCTCCTCCTCCTGCCGCTGCCGCTGCTCTTCCATAAATACACGAAGGACCAAGGCCAGCTCAGGATCAGCACTGGGATCTACTCCAAATTCAAAGTCACTGGCACCAAGACCCATCATGGCACCACCTTCACCAGCCAAAATCGGAAAACTGATGAGAGCATCAGCCAAACTGGGCCCAGGAGGCACTGTGACCAGATGAGAACCGGTTCCATCTTTGCCATTCAACGTGTTTACAAAGGCTGTCAGTTTTTCTGTGTTCACCTCCTCTTCCCCAAAATTGATAATGTCAACATTTACTTTCTCCTTCTTGAGGCATTTAGCCAGTTTCACCAGATCTTTCTCATTGTCCTCCACCGGGTTTCCCACAAAGGCAATGATGCGGATCTTGTGATTGTTGCCTTGTCGGTGCTTCAGAGCCAGATGGGCCACGCGGATGCCCGTGCAGAAGGTGATCTTGCCCTTGGGTTGGACAGTATGTAGCTTGGACGGGATACGGCCAGTGTCTGGGGTGAGTGTGGTCAGCACTTCACAGTCATTATCCAGCGTGATAAGGCCCACGTTGTTCTCAGGGTTGCTGCGGGTCTTTGAATGACAAACTGTGTTGACAGCATCCTGCTGGGCCTGCAGCCGGATGGGTAAGAAGTCTCCATTCCACGTATACTCACTGTTGTCCACACTTGTAGTTAGCATTTGCAAAGTCTCTCCAACTAGAGGTGAGAAACTGGGATCAGGAATAGGTGAGCCCTCACTGATTTCCTCCAAAGGTGGAGTCTGAGGTAAAACATCAGGACGACCAAGGTAAACGCCTGGCTCCACTTCCGCCTTTGTTGTCACTTGTGCCTTGTGTTCCCCAGAGACCAATGGCTGGTAAGTAATGCAGGAGTTGCCACTGGAGCCTGCTTGCTGAGAGAAAGATGAGGCAGACCGAAATCTTTTGGAAGGAGAAGGCTTCAAGGGAATCTTCTTAAATACTGTGTTGCAGATGAAGCGCTGGAACCGTTCAGCGTAGAAGCCTGGGTGATGCACTGAGACAGTATCTCCATCATGTACCAGGGCTTTCCAAGAGTGCTCCAACTTCTTAACAAACCTGTAAGACTGTAGAATGTCAATGATGCCAATATAAAGCAGAAGCCTTTCCCCTTTACTATTCCGGGCAGGGATGCCACCCATATGGTCATCGGTCTCCATGGTGCCACCCCTTCGAGCCTCTCCCTGGATGGATTCCATGGCTGTGGAATACAGAGCCTTTTGGGGGGCCGGTCTTCGAGTATCAACTGAGTATTGTGTTTCGCTGCTTAAGGGCTCTCGTTGTGCATGATCTATATTATGGATTGACATCAAGAGGCTATAACCCATTATCTTGAAGCTCTGCAGCACCAAACAGTCACGCTGCAGGGTCTTACAGAGAGCGTTGTGCACGTCAGCATCCAAAAAAAGACCATCAGGGATGTCTTGTAAGAAGTCTAGGTCTTTAAATGTGGGAAGAGGCTTCTCTCGCTCTTTCTGGGAAGCCCGCCGTTTGTAGGTTGAGCCTTTGAGGTCATATTTGATATGCATTTTTACCGACCTTGGTAAAAGATTGTTCATCACCACAATCCGAATGTTCTTGCCACCTGCCTGCACACAGTACAGTCCATAGAATTTAGGCAGCAAAGTCCGAGGGTTTTGGTTGAGGTTCATGTAGTATCCTGGAAGCAGCTTCTGCAGAAACTCTGCCTCTTTATGTCGGACTGTCTTAATAATGAACTCATCGTCGCCGGACGCATAGAACAGGGAACCGCTAGCTCCAGAGCTACAGAGTTCAATCAGCGGCTCACTGCAGAGGGAATACAAGTAATCATCGGGCCGGATACCAAATAGCTCCCAGAAGTAGCGGAAGGCAACAGGTGCATAGGTCTTGAAACGAAAGTCATTGTAGTGATGAGCAGGGGTCAGGTTGCTCCCTTCACTGGGAAAGAAGATACTCTCCACCATGTGGAAATCTTGCATGAGGACATCACTCTCTGGTCTGGTACTCAGGCTCCCCACAGTGTGGGTAATGCCTAACTGGATGGCACCTTTCAAGGCTGATGAGGTTGTCTCTCCTGAGGAATCAACACTTCTATGGCCTATTTTCTTGATGGGCATGCCAGAGGCATAAGGCACCTCAGATGCCATGGGTCTCTTGATTCCAGATGCTGAGGACGAGGTACAGGAAGGGACCGCGGGATCAAAGGATGAAAAACCGACCGAAGACAACGGCCCGGAGGAGGCCGACGCCATCTTGGCAGCCCCCTCCCCCTCAACGGTCTGTCTCTCTTTCAATCCGGCTCTTCCTCTTCTCGGAATCGAATCTTCCCAACGTCTCTTTACAGAACCCACGTTCTGTGGGCCACCTCCTCGCCCCCTCCGGGGCCTCCATCAGACATGTCGAGCCAGCTGCTGGACCAGCTCAAGGCCACACCATTCGCCTGGCATGGGGGAGAACTCACGTCTCGCACCCCCTCCACAAGTTTAACCGCTTTCTACAGGGAATACTTTCCCCTTTCACAGAAAAGTAAGCTTAAGCTGGCTGCTGGGACCTTGCGTCCAGACCAAGCCACATCTGAAAAAAAACGAGGCATGAAAAGTCCCAGAGGAGCGAACGCCCCCTCGCCGTCCTCCCTAGCCACGGCCTGTTAATCTCCCAACCCGGCCGGGATTTCTTTTCTAAGTAGTGGATCCcatacatcagaatcatctggggcACTTGTAATTTAATCCAAACTCATGTGCTCCAGTCCCCCCAATTTTTATTTAAGTCTGGGGTGAGGGCCCTACAATCTGTGCTTTTAATAAGTTCCCCAGTTTTTCTCTGGTATAGAGTTTGAGAATTGCCAGTCTAATAAGCCTCTGactggtggtgatggttgccaGTCTGATaagtccccacctccaacattggggatcataTTTTGATGTGATATTTGGAGGGggaaaatatccaaactatatcagagacTGTTCATTCAGCAAGCACTATAATGCGATTTACCTGCAGCACCCTACACtgtacctggcacacaggagatgcccagtgaatatttttgaatgaatgaaatgcctGCTGTATTAGtgagggttctcttagagggacagaacaaataggagatatatatataatataatatataatatattatattatatattatatgttatatttatatataacatataatatatataataatatataatatataatatatacatattatataatatacatattatataatatataattatatataatatataattatatacacattatatattatataatatataatatgcatataatatatattatataatatatatattatatgcatattatatattatatacatattatatattatatacatataatatatataaaagtttattatatataataatatataataatatattatatataatttatatataataatatatataaattatatataataatatatataatttatatataatatatatatatataagtttattaagtattaactcacacaatcacaaggccccacaataggctgtctgcaaactgaggagcaaggagagccagtctgagtcccaaaactgaagaacttggagtccgatgttcaaaggcaggaagcatccagcagggGAGAAAGATGTAGCCTGGGGGGCTAGACCCATCTcttcttttcacgtttttctgcctgctttatattcgttggaagctgattagattgtgcccaccagttTAAGggcccactgattcaaatgttaatctcttttggcaacaccaaAACAggcacacccaggattaatactttgtatccctcaatccaatcaagttgacacttagtgTTAACCATCACACCTGCTATAAGCCAAGTATGATACCAGGTCCTGGGGATACAGAGATAAATATGATAGGTCAGCTCCTGAACAAACCATCTAACAAGGGagtccaaattattttttaaaaagatagtaaTGGAGTACAGCAGTTAACATAATAGGAAGATACAAAACTGAATTAGGTGAACACTAGAGGAGGAGTTCTGAGGAGAGCACTGAACTGAGACCGCAGATGAGGGGGATCAGGAAAGATTTCCAAGCAGGCTAACACAAGCCAAGTCTAGAAGGACCAGCAGAGAGTCAGTTTGGCACAGAAGCTGGAGGTGTGAATCTTCCAGGTGAGCAACAGCCTGGACCAGGCACAGAAGCATGACCATCACCGTGGTTTTGTGAAACCAACAGAAGATGAACATGCTAACTGTTGGTGGGTAGAGAGACCACAGGAACCAGCATGtccagggctggggtgggaaggaaTCTATGTTTTCCCCTCCTCCCAGCACATACGTTCGCTGGGTGCTCGAGAGCTGTGGTCCTCTGATATAGATGTGGCTGAATGGCAGGAACACTAGACAGGAGAGTGAAGGCCCCTGTTCTCAGCTTCAAGGAAAatttcttactcatttttgttCTTTAGGGCCAAGTTCAAGCTTCTGCAAAGACTGGGTGTTCCCCAAATACTTCAGACAGACTGGCAGGGCAGCGGCACAGCCAAAATTGTGAACAGGCTCCCCAATTGTTCTGGGGACTTGCTGTTCTCCAGCTCTTTCCCCTGAGGGCCTCTGGAGCCTGGGGTGTGCAGGCCTGGTATTATCTGTGTCAACTGAAATAGATTTTCTGGCATATAAAGAGATGCCACAAAGGAAGACATATACCCAGCTACATGGGTGTGTATCCCTAGATGCATTTTTACCCCTAAAGTCAAGATCGGATATTTCTGACTGCTTTCCACAAAGCTAAACTTGGACAAAAACTGCATGTAAACACATCAGTTTCCCCAAATCACTGTCTTTCATCATCTAACAATTAGATTACAATTTATTGGTTTCTAGAATTAGATTAAAGCAGTCTGTAGACAATTAgacttattaaaataatatctgcTAAAAGGAAAGCTTCCAAGTTGGTTTGAACTccaaattattcaaaatataatatcCACATTTTTTCCCTGACCTCCCTTTTCTAATCCTATTGAACTCTGtcttaattttgtataaggtttatTCATCTTGATCAGAAGCTTAATAGACTAAACTGGAATTACTATATTTAAGATATATGGCTCTGAAGGGGACTAAAACTTGTTTTCTTCCttagatttaaaataaagtcaATTTCAATTTAATTGGTTAATTTCaagagctttttaattttttctttcctggggAGGGCAAGTATGTTTCCGTTGTAAAGA
This genomic stretch from Pongo pygmaeus isolate AG05252 chromosome 8, NHGRI_mPonPyg2-v2.0_pri, whole genome shotgun sequence harbors:
- the LOC129044932 gene encoding putative PIP5K1A and PSMD4-like protein, coding for MASASSGPLSSVGFSSFDPAVPSCTSSSASGIKRPMASEVPYASGMPIKKIGHRSVDSSGETTSSALKGAIQLGITHTVGSLSTRPESDVLMQDFHMVESIFFPSEGSNLTPAHHYNDFRFKTYAPVAFRYFWELFGIRPDDYLYSLCSEPLIELCSSGASGSLFYASGDDEFIIKTVRHKEAEFLQKLLPGYYMNLNQNPRTLLPKFYGLYCVQAGGKNIRIVVMNNLLPRSVKMHIKYDLKGSTYKRRASQKEREKPLPTFKDLDFLQDIPDGLFLDADVHNALCKTLQRDCLVLQSFKIMGYSLLMSIHNIDHAQREPLSSETQYSVDTRRPAPQKALYSTAMESIQGEARRGGTMETDDHMGGIPARNSKGERLLLYIGIIDILQSYRFVKKLEHSWKALVHDGDTVSVHHPGFYAERFQRFICNTVFKKIPLKPSPSKRFRSASSFSQQAGSSGNSCITYQPLVSGEHKAQVTTKAEVEPGVYLGRPDVLPQTPPLEEISEGSPIPDPSFSPLVGETLQMLTTSVDNSEYTWNGDFLPIRLQAQQDAVNTVCHSKTRSNPENNVGLITLDNDCEVLTTLTPDTGRIPSKLHTVQPKGKITFCTGIRVAHLALKHRQGNNHKIRIIAFVGNPVEDNEKDLVKLAKCLKKEKVNVDIINFGEEEVNTEKLTAFVNTLNGKDGTGSHLVTVPPGPSLADALISFPILAGEGGAMMGLGASDFEFGVDPSADPELALVLRVFMEEQRQRQEEEPRQAAAASAAEAGIATTGTEDSDDALLRMTISQQEFGRTGLPDLSSMTEEEKIAYAMQRSPQGAEFGQAESADIDASSAMDTSEPAKEEDDYDVMQDPEFLQSVLENLPGVDPNNESIRNAMGSPASQATKDGKKDKKEEDKK